ATCCCAAGCTTGTTTTGGAATAATATTCGAGTTACTAATTACTGTGTCAATACAAGGGACCCTCTTATTCCTAACCTTTGGGCGATTTGGGGTCCGGATGTGGTTTTTACTGTcattttttcttcatctcaGTGCCTGGTGCTGGAACATGTTTACAATGGCACTACTACCTATATTGCTGGAGTTTATGCGAGTACATCATATCTTTTACGCAGACAATTATGGGCTGATCTAACTATGttgcaaaataattttatagctCCTTGGATCTTTGTTGGGGATTTTAATGCGGTTCTAGGGGCTCATGAGAAGAGGGGTCGACGTCTGCCTCAATCTTTATCTTGTAATGACTTTCTTTCTTGGTCTAATGCCAATCTGTTACTTCATCTGAATACAAACGGTGTACAATATACTTGGAACAACGGCCGCTTAGATACAGATTCAGTTTTTTTGCGTCTCGACCGTGCCATTTGTAATGAAGCTTGGCTGGATTGTTGGGGTGGCACTTCCTGTACGGCCCTACTGAGAACACAATCTGACCACCACCCTTTGCTGCTCCATATGGATTCTTTAGTGGTTCGTCGGACTGGCTCTTTTAAATTCTTCAAAACTTGGACATCCCATGATGAATGTCGACCATTGGTTCTGTCTTCTTGGCAAAAACCAGTGATTGGATCAGGTATGCACAAGCTTCACTCAAAATTGCTCAATGTTAAGAATGCCTTCCGGGTTTGGAATACAACGGTTTTTGGTAATGTTCAGAGACAGGTCAAGTTGGCGGCTGATGAGGTTAATAGAATTCAGAACTTGATTGATGTTTCTGGCTTGGATTCCGATCTTCACACATTAGAGTTGCAAGCTCAATTAACTTTGGCAAAAGCTATGAATTTTCAGGATCAATTTTGGAGAGAAAAAGCACGAAATCAAAGTTTTATTTATGGGGATAGGAATACAGCTTATTTTCACCGTATTGCCCGCATTAAATCTTCCTCCAAGCCGATTACTTTACTTCATGATGGTAATGTACGACTTACGGAACCTACAGAGATTGAGAATCATGTGCTTTCatactttcaaaatatttttggaggCGTGAACAATTGTGTTGATAATGGCTTGGTTGCAAAAGTGATACCGAATTTGGTCTCGAGGGAGGAGAATGCAATGTTAATTGCTATGCCTCTTCTTGAGGAAATTAAAAATGCGGTGTTTGATATGAATGTAGACGGCGCTCCGGGTCCTGACGGCTTTGGGGGTCATTTTTTTCAGCATTTTTGGGACATTGTTGGTGTGGATGTTGTTGGCTCGGTCCAAGAGTTTTTTTACACGGGGGCTTTGATTCCGAATCTTAATGCTAATATTTTGGTGCTTATTCCGAAGGTCCCGAGTGCTGCCTCCATGGGGGACTTTAGACCTATTGCTTTAGCCAACTTTCAATTCAAAGTCATTACAAAAATTTTGGCTGACAGACTGGCACTGATCTGTATGCGAATCATTTCTCCTCAACAACGGGGTTTTGTTCGAGACCGCAATATCTCGGATTGTGTTATTCTTGCTTTTGAGGTGATCAATTTGTTGACAAAGAAGCAATTTGGTGGTAATATTGCCATTAAGGTGGATATCCGCAAAGCTTTCGACACCCTTGACTGGGATTTTTTATTGGCGGTCCTAAAGCAATTCGGTTTCAACCGTATATTCTGTGACTGGATTTTATCTATTTTGCGATCAGCACACCTCTCTATTTTGGTGAATGGCAAAGTCGTGGGTTACTTCTCTTGTACTAGAGGCGTGCGCCAAGGAGACCCTCTCTCCCCGTTATTATTCTGTATTGCAGAAGAATGTTTAAGTCGCTATCTTGAATTGGAGCGGGTTAATAATTGTTTGCAGCCTATGTCTTATTGTCGAGGTTTATCCCTCCCGACTCATATTCTTTATGCCgatgatgtttttatttgttgtgttgGCTCAAGGAAGAATATCAAATGTTTGctcaatattttcaaaatttattcgGACACCTCCGGTCAACTGGTAAATTTTGATAAAAGTAAATTGTTTACCGGGGCTATGACTGCTTCTCGAAGAAATATGCTCTCTCATTTGTCCGGGTTTGCGGTTGGCTCTATCCCTTTTGAGTATTTAGGTTGCCCTATTTTTCAAGGTAAGCCTAAATGTATCCACTTCCAACCTATTGTTGATCGCATTAAGGTGAAGCTTGCCACTTGGAAAGGAGTTCTTCTATCCATCATGGGTAGGGTTCAATTAGTGAAGTCAATAGTGCATGGTATGCTGGTTTACTCTTTCCTGTTGTCCATTAATGGTGTCTGTACTTGTGGGTggggtggggggggggggggggggggggggggggagtaTAGATACTCATGTTGAGAAGCTTCAGCTGCAAGGTAGTGGGACGATGATGCTGGAAGTTGCTTCCATCTTTATTTTAGTCTTGACTAGTAAACTTTGGTTTGAGACCTTAAAGTACTTTAATTGATGTTGATAAATTATTTCGctgctttatatatatatatatatatatatatatatatatatatgggttttgcTAATACACACccattaatttttatgaaggtgtgcATTAGCAAGTTGCACCTTTTTGAGTTGGACAAAGAAaccaacattttctttctaaaagCAATTAAAGTAATGAGTATGCtggtaatttaaaattttatatatttttttaaatcggaattcttttcatttttcgtTCTCTTGCGTGTGGATTTTCGCTCTTCCTCCTTCTTTATCTACACATTCATTATTACTTTGAAAAGGAGCAAAAATCGTgttgccattttatttcttctttggGAGCATGCCTCATCTTCTTTCTATATTATTTGCAGATTACTCATATTGGTTAAATTAGTTATAGTGAATTTATGAAAGAAGGCGAtggtaaaatttgaaaaacaaaaggacACATAGTAGATTATACCAAATTACCAACTCATTTTTAGTATTAATGTAAAACATAGGAGAAcaatatcaatttaaatgaaaggACCTCTTGAGTTCAATATGAAAACGAATATAGAACTAAATAGAAGAAGTTGTGATGTCTTCATGGAATTGACTATGTAGAGGGAACGTACAGGAAACATGATTCAAAGAGGAGGTGGAGGAAAAGcttgagagagaaaggaaatgAGGAAGGAAAATAGTGAaaaggattttgattttaaaaataataagaaattttaaattagcAATATACCCGTTACTTTAGTTGcttttagaaagaaaatgttagtttttttatcCAACTAAAAAAGGCGCACCTTGCTAATgcacaccttcataaaaatgaaTAGGTGTATATTagcaaaaccatatatatatatatatatatatatatatatatatataatcgggatccgttgacaccaaatctcaaccattaaattagtttaatttAGGCTATTAATTATTCACTTAATAGTGCAAGGtgacatcaaatttattttatacacCTTAGTTTCtcttgtattattttttctcatcCTTTCTCTCACCATAACCATTATTTTACATATTGGAAATCTCATTGAGCAATAACCTCTCATTCTTTCTCCAATCGACTGGATATTAATTTTATGGGTATCAATTTTATCGttttaaaatcattaatttatagaTTGGAGATCAATTTTATCAATAACCTCTTGTTCGCCAATCAATATGGAAAATCTCTATGAGCAATTTTATGGAAACGTGATTTTGAAATTCGTTAGTGTTCTTCTGAATATGGAGAATCATAAAATGGAAAAATCATGGAAGAGGATGACAGTAAAACAGAAGCTTTCCTAGATTCACAACATGGCTTCATTGCAACATCATTCATCCCTTGATGAATTTACATAGCTATAATCCTTATACACGATGCACTTTTTTCTTAGCATAGATCTAAAACTGAATTTACAAAGGACAACACATGCTATGGCAGAACTTGATTATTGTGTAATTGAAATCCATGAACATGACACATGCTTCCACCGTTTGCTACTTTGTTTCCCTTGTTTCTCATAACACACTCAATGACAGAACGTTAGGTAGAGGAAAAACTCACGCTAGTTCACTACACCAATAATTTGTGACTTTGGAATGAATAGATAGACGGTtcagatttggtgtcaacgaatccattaacacctggtgtcaacggatcatATCTCATATATAGTGAGACTGAGTTTGTTACATGAGAATGGTTTATCAACCATTAGATTGTAATAAATGGTCAAGattaaaaactcaattttaattaaCACATATGTCTTTCCACACTCAATCAATACAGAACCTTTCACTTTCTCATCTTCTCCAATCCACCGTACTGCAACATTGTATGTCTAACTGGTTTTAATTCATCAATACACAACACTATGTTCTAATTGGTTTTAATTCATCAATCAGTAAACCACTATGTTCCAATTGTCAGAATTTCGAAAccctcctttcaaaaaaaaaaaaaaaattcccaaaccTTAATAATTCTTAATCCTAACCCTAAACCAAAATGACCGCAAATCCGCCGTAACTTTTGTTTTGAATTCTAGTAGCAATGGAAATGGTtgttgagatgatggataagcAAAAGGAAAACACTTTTATTTGTCACCgcataaatattaaaatctcAGGCAACTAAAACaacaatacaaaaaataaaaaccaaatcGAATTTCATACATTAAAAAAAGATGTGATGGtgtttttaattgaataatatAGAGCTCAAGGATTCATGTGATAGTGGGTTGGGGGAGGGAAGAAGGTGGGTTGAAGAAGGAGTGAAGGTAAACAAGTTTAAGATAGAGAGTATGGAAAGGCACATGTGTTATTTTAATTGAGACTTTTGATCtgaaaaatctattttgatctaatggttgatAAATCATTCTCACATTCTTACTTAACAAACACATTCTCActagatatatcatatatatctcTATGTTTGTGTGTGAATATTACTACTTATtttatctaacaattttttttttattcaaaatccaTGAGCTTTATTCAGATGCACTTAACAACAAAGGTAATGCCTCTCTAAACAACAATCatactttaattaaaataacattgATCAAAATCACAACATAAAGTCTCTTaagtttaagaaaaattaatttgatcaaCCGAGTGCATCAATCTTGTTATCCATATCCTTCAGAATTTTCTCAATAAGCTTATCAAAGTCTTTCAATTCAGAAACAGACAATTCATCTGGTAGCTTTCTATTTTTCATGCACCCAATCATAAGATTGTTCAGCTCCTTCTCACGACTGTCATGGCTTTGCTTTTGAAGTTGCTCTCTGGCTTTAGTAATCCTTTGTAATAGGAAACTCTCTTGGTTCATATTCTTTGTTTCATCTTTCACTGATGAGTTCTGGTACCTTTCAATCACCTGTCTGGCCCCCTCTAGATCTGGCCACACCTCTGTTTTGGAACTAAAAGGATTGGAAATTATAGCACATGCTGGAATACCACAAAGAATGGTGAGTTCTCTAACCTTCTTGATGAtacccttttttcttttattgtagGTTGCCTTTCTTGCCGAATCATTAGAGATAAAAGCAAGTTTTACCTTCTTCCTAGTCATGGCGTTGTGATgcaactggaaagaaagaaatgaggaattataatattttttgcatTATTTCTTCAGTACCCTGTGGGTTATATAATGTATAATGAGCTATGTCAAAGAAATACAGGTGTGTGTATGTGCGCGCGCGAGCACGCACGTGTGTGTTTATTAGTAGTCAAAACAAAATCTATGTGTTTAATATACTttactaaaataattatattaaagatgattatttcaataaacaattaactataaataaaatttgaggaTTGCTATAAACTTaacttttttatcattttttttattctttgacTAGTTACTATatctattaatatattttgactaGTTGCTAAATATATAagatataaaaaatttctttattaaattcATTCGATCATATTGACTAATTActatatttatgattattttaatgactATAACATGTTTGGTAAAgtataactaaaaatataaatatgtttgacgatttttttaaggaaaaaatatgtttgactaaaaaaacaaaaacatattaaaagataggcttaaatatgcttttcatccctgtaattataggccgtttgatttttcatccctgagcttactaatcctcccattttgcccctgtaaaagttaatcatttgaaatttcgtccctcttcccggttaatcactgccacgtcatcaaattagcaaaaatggcatgggaattgacaaaaatacccctggcttatttttaaaattctgaaaattgtttttataaataaaaaaaatctgaaaataattttaaaaaataaaaaaattctaaaaaaatataattttttgaaatatgtaaaaaatagaaaattatataattttttaaaatctgaatatataatttcaaaaattattaataaatctgatttttttaaaaatcataatattaatttcgaaaaaatctgattatatattttttaaaattatgtgaaaaattatttcatttttttttcaaaaaagttattttcaaaaatttcagattatatatttttaaaattatataataaaaaaattcggtaaattattttaattataagttaggggtatttttgtcaattcccatgccatttttgctaatttgatgaggTGGCAGTGATTAACCGggaagagggacgaaatttcaaatgattaacttttacaggggcaaaatgggaggattagtaagcttaggaatgaaaaatcaaacggcCTATAATTACATGGATGaaaagcatatttaagcctaaaagaTAATATAAACATTCACAAGATTTCGTTAACTCAGAGGATGCTAGAAACATAAACAAGTTACAAAATTTATCTATGGATTAGAGAAAATTTATTgatgaagttttatgaaaacttaaattaataaaagacaaatgTAAATCTTGTGCATAGAAGGAGGTTAGTGGATTATAAAGTGATACTAGACAGCTGAAGGGACATAACAATTCTACTGGCTCGTCAATTAAATAGAACCATGGTCTCATAATTGTCAATTACATATCTTTAATCCAATAAGTAAATAGAGAGGATTCAAACCTAACCACCACAAAGTTCTGCAATTAAACATTTACTTTTCTTCTATCAAACTCAATTGATTTATGCAATCAAACTAAGCATGCAAACTTCCCCCTAatttactcaattttatttactttttattttctcctttaATAATTATAGCTAGTAACCTAGTTAAAACGACAATTCTTATGGAGATGATtttacttactactttattacttgaaaACAGTTTAGTGCACTTGCGAAAATAAGTCATCACTAACCTCTTAGATATGGTTTCTAGTTAGATGTTGAGAAGTTTTTTACTTGCAAGTAAATCATCATGAGTGTCGAGGTCTATCATACCTTTCTTTTTGGGATAACTTCCTCATTACTTTGTGGATGATATACATTTAGAGACGTATTATCAATCATCACTATGACTTCCCTTGCAGTCTTAATCCACATGATACCTCCAACTGTAACATCCCAAACTTCTTTCAGGATTGTCGACTGACCTAACAAATCAACACGAGTattttcagcgtgttttgtcctcactagCATGCTTTTCAGAAAACTTCCCAGAAGGTCACCATCCCAAAgttgctccaagtcaagcaaCCTTAACtatggagttcttatggaatgagctacaGAAAAGAAGaagcatcttgttgatatagaaaataccaaacaattcttataagcctttCTTCAAGCATTGATGCCACATTTTCCGTGTTAAAACGTTAGATGTGTTTGCTTATGGAAAGTGTACTAGTCGTTTTCATcaagtaataaaatgataagtagagtatcgtatccacggAGATTGTCCTTTTGTCCGAACAATTcttgttacttatttttgtaagtttgacGGTATAAAAGTAAGTTACAATTTTTATCGGTTTGCAACAAAGCGAATTTACCTATTTTGGTTGCATAAAAGTAAGCAGCGGTTAGGATTCGTCGAATCCCATGTGTATATTCGTTGTTGGATAATACGTAATATAAATGTCGCGTTTATTTATCTTCTGGTGACTATAAAAGTGATACAGCCATTGGGAGTTTCCTAAATAGGTAGGGCACCACCTGACCCAATGGGTTTTAGCCACTGGGTACCTAATTAGTCCTTTCCCTCCGATATCTAACTGCACCTACTGAtcgcacggtgatccttacgtgtcTGGTCTTactaattcaaaggtaattgaaacataaactttaATTGAAGGCTAAGGTTCCCTTAGGTCTGTCCATCTttgaatcttaggacactcatagcaCACTCTCTCTAAGCTTacttagtagttctacaaacgggcagCCCTAATCTACGTCTACCTTACTAAAGGTTTCAAGATAATGGTCTTACTAGGTTATAGCTTTAATTCGGACAACTAGGTGCTTGTTTCCCTAATTAATAACCACTTAATTTCTAGCTTCGGTAATGCACCACACGACCCAATGGGTTCTAGCCACTAGGTACCTAGATCTAGGGTCAACAATTCTTATGGCATCTTTGGCTAgttaataatcacttatttcctAGACAGATAGTTATCAGTAAagggatataaatatcaagatataaacATCCGGTTAGTAATAGCAATATTAAGTCCTGTCACAACTTAAGtacctaatctagggttgcaCCTCTCACAGAAATAAAACTACTTCCTAATAAAACTCTATAATGGACAAAagcataaatcaaataaaaaaatgaaaaaataaattaaataaatatccaacagaaatatacagaggttcatcttagaactctaacctaaaaaaatttagttacacatggtaactaaaaacaaattactaaagataaaaacataccctagaaaatcaaTTCACGAAGCTCCAAAGTACCCTCTTGAACTTCCAcagttctgaacgagaaattatgaatgaaaaaaGTTGGTATTTATAGTGGAGATTTTCTAATTGGGTTGGGGATTAAAACACGGGCTTTACCCAcgaaaatgaataaaatgacGATTGCACCCCCACATTTAAGCATGCTCGAGGCGCATGCAATATGCCCTAGGCGCATGGTAGCACTTTTccatgccctaggcgcatggTAATGCTTTTCCATGCCCTAGGTGCATTTGATTGCTCTTTCGGGCCCAAAGTCTTCGATCTTCGTCGTTTTAAGGTTttcgtcttcaaataacttgcctCAGAACATGGAAACAAGATTCCTTCCTATCTAAAGTCTcctgaggcctcttgaatcttcattctttgtCTTCCAAAAGTTTTGACAATCTTcagttgttcttgattttccgatttgcatgatttattcgtgaattacttcaaaaaccccctaaaattgctatgtttcgagaaaactagaattacagactcaaatatagaaaatattacaaaagTCCCAAAATCATAGGCAATTGTTCTAATACTTCTCCTTTTTGCTGctaaaacctactgaaaattaatgaaaaacatgctaacagtaacgtaagatgacctgtcatcacaaccccaaacttaaactgttgcttgtcctcaagtaacgaaagaaaaacatattttattctttgtattttttcagGAAAAACATACATTTCCGGGAGTTGTGCTTAGGACATCGTCCATCGCATTTATAGCTTAGCATCAACTAACTTGCCACTGTACATTCAACCGGATCTGACTTGGTAAAAGTAACATATGTTCACAACCATACTCTTTTCCATGATAAACGATTTTATCTCCTAAAGCCAAGAGGGCTGGTGTTAGCCTGCATTTTCGACAGGCTACAATAAATACAATCGATCAAGTTCGACTCAAGTTTTGGAAAAGTCTGATCAAGGTCGACATAGACGTTGAGCCAGGTTCGAGAACTCAAAGAGACTTTTCCGTTTGACGAAGAAGCTTAGACAAACAAGCAGAAAAATCGAAGAGAAGTTGGTGCCAGATATACGAGCCAAAAACAGTTACTCTTGAagatataatatttgaaattcaaataatgTCTAGGGTAGTTTCTAGCAGTTATGCCCGACGGTTTCTGTATAGGCAGTTACTTAGTATAAATAAGAGTTTTCCATAGGGAAAACATGTCACAATTCTCATACACACAAGACTTACACAATCAAACTATCCGCATTATAGGAGAAATGAGTACACAAGTCAAATACTGAGAATGAGAAGGGGAAAAACCTTCTGGTACGGAGAAGGATATTTATATACTGAATTCTTTCACGCAACAACTACCTCTAAAAGAAAGAAACACCTTGAAAACTCAAATGGCACAGTTTGTCGAAAAGAAGAAGAACTTCAAGTAATTGCGCGATACTACTTCTCGCATTTGTTCACTAAGCTCCCAAGCACCCATGCAACAGTTATCTCTAAAGTACCAACCACAATTACTGAAGAATATAACTATTCCCTCACAACAACTTCAACTCTAGAATAATTTCGAACGACCACGTTCTCCATGCAAGCAGACAAATGTTCGGGACATGATGGTTTCAATTCGGGTTTCTATTACAATTTCTGGGATGTGTGTGGTGAAGGAGTCTATAAGGTAGGGTCTGAATGGCTTGAAAAAGGAGCTTTCCCTCCACATCTAAATTCAACAAATATAGCTTTAATTCCAAACGGTAAATCTCAGAAAACCATGAAAGATTGGCGACCTATTTCTCTGTGTAATGTAGTAAACAAAATGGTGGCTAAGTTCTTGCAAACAGGATCAAATGTATTCTTGATAAAAGTATTTCTTCATCTTAATCCGCTTTTGTACCAGGAAGATCAATCCTTAATAACATACTTGTAGTTATTTAGTTAATTCATTACATAAAGGCCAAAACAAAAGGGACACAAGGTGATGTTTCTCTTAAGCTAGATATCAATAAAGCGTACGACAAATTAGACTAGGAATATCTCCCAGATATTATGCTTTAGACGGGCTTCTCTGAGAAGTGGGTTTAATGGGTTATGCTTTGTGTTGGAATCGTTGATTACAAGGTTTTGGTTAACAACGTACAGGTTAAGCCTTTAATTCTAGGGCGAGGTATTTGACAAGGTGACGCGCTTTCACCTTATCTATTCATTCCTTGTGCGGAAGGATTGCCTGCCCTTATTAGTGATGCTGAAAGAAGATGTGTTATTACAGGGACTCGTATTTGTACAAGTGCCCCCTCAATAACGCACATACTCTTTATAGacgattgattttttttctttttccaaagcTTGTGAACAGGAAGAAACggtcataaaaaaacatctTAACCACATATGAGCCTGCATCGGGACAAGCGAttaatctgcaaaaaaaaaacatagatgtACTGCAGTAGAAACACTTCCACAAATTTCTAGGATCGTATAGTCTCAATTCTCGGTGTTAAGCTGGTTATAGGTACAGGAAAGTACCTCGGTCGTCCATCAATTATTGGGAGAAGCAAAATAACGACATTCAAATTTGTTAAAGATCAAATTT
Above is a genomic segment from Medicago truncatula cultivar Jemalong A17 chromosome 5, MtrunA17r5.0-ANR, whole genome shotgun sequence containing:
- the LOC11432576 gene encoding agamous-like MADS-box protein AGL80, which codes for MTRKKVKLAFISNDSARKATYNKRKKGIIKKVRELTILCGIPACAIISNPFSSKTEVWPDLEGARQVIERYQNSSVKDETKNMNQESFLLQRITKAREQLQKQSHDSREKELNNLMIGCMKNRKLPDELSVSELKDFDKLIEKILKDMDNKIDALG